From one Henningerozyma blattae CBS 6284 chromosome 1, complete genome genomic stretch:
- the YHK8 gene encoding Yhk8p (similar to Saccharomyces cerevisiae YHR048W; ancestral locus Anc_5.284), whose amino-acid sequence MCKQNYVMENDQDLKNSLALPIPSQEKNLVLERTESDLSTTSQSTQNNISAGKYKVEFSDIALDKDPEDIVSRLSSLHKWYIALLVILSAMVITIISSCWTFLSPQISEKFHLKHEVSVLGISCYVWGLAFGPLFLSPISEMYGRRITFIFSLSMSIVWQCLTTWASNIEGMLFGRFLAGFFGSAFLSVAGGTISDLFNKNEVGVPMALFTTAGFLGPSIGPLLSGAMYHINYKWTFIVLLITSGVCLILVVLTVPETYKPVLLINKAKRLRSTTGDSNYYAPLENTRSSIPFWKAILFSIRRPFGLLFFDPMMGVLCFYSGFELAIIYLFFVAFPYVYPLLWNFNVMETACSYIGMMVGIILSAITSLYVQKRYLEKVKKNNGISIPEMRFEPLYIGAFLSPIGLMIFAWTCYSNVHWIAPIIGSTIFGMGVFYVFAGIFNYTVDAYRTYAASGLACNTFVRCILGGIFPLFGLQMFEGMTVNWAGFLLAMLAICLIPVPFLFDHYGAYLRSKSRYAYDG is encoded by the coding sequence ATGTGTAAGCAAAATTACGTAATGGAAAATGAtcaagatttgaaaaactCTTTGGCATTGCCCATTCCATCACAGGAAAAGAATCTAGTATTGGAACGTACTGAATCAGATCTTTCTACCACATCACAGTCTACTCAAAACAATATTTCAGCGGGGAAATATAAAGTCGAGTTCTCCGATATTGCATTAGATAAAGACCCTGAAGATATAGTTTCACGACTTTCCAGTTTACATAAATGGTATATTGCTCTATTAGTGATTCTCTCTGCCATGGTAATTACTATTATCTCATCCTGTTGGACATTTCTTTCACCACAGATTTCTGAAAAATTCCATTTGAAACATGAAGTTAGTGTGTTAGGGATTTCTTGTTATGTTTGGGGGTTAGCCTTTGGACCTTTGTTCCTATCACCAATAAGTGAAATGTATGGTAGAAGAAtcacttttattttttcattatcgATGAGTATCGTTTGGCAATGTTTAACAACATGGGCCAGTAATATCGAAGGAATGTTATTTGGTAGATTTCTTGCTGGGTTTTTCGGTTCTGCATTTTTAAGTGTAGCTGGTGGTACTATCAGTGACttgtttaataaaaatgaagttGGGGTCCCCATGGCTCTGTTCACTACGGCAGGGTTTTTAGGCCCTTCTATTGGCCCTTTATTGAGCGGCGCAATGTatcatataaattataaatggACTTTCATTGTTTTATTGATTACATCTGGTGTTTGTTTGATATTAGTAGTGTTAACTGTACCAGAAACGTATAAACctgttttattaattaataaggCAAAACGGTTGAGATCTACCACAGGTGATTCTAATTACTATGCTCCATTGGAAAACACTAGATCAAGTATCCCCTTTTGGAAAGCAATTCTTTTCTCTATTAGACGACCATTCGGGCTGTTATTTTTTGATCCAATGATGGGTGTTCTTTGTTTCTATTCAGGTTTCGAATTGGCTATCATCTATTTATTCTTTGTAGCATTCCCTTACGTGTATCCTTTACTTTGGAACTTCAATGTCATGGAAACAGCTTGTTCTTATATTGGGATGATGGTTGGTATAATACTTAGTGCTATCACTTCATTATACGTtcaaaaaagatatttggaaaaagtgaaaaaaaataacggTATATCCATCCCAGAAATGAGATTCGAGCCTTTATATATAGGCGCATTTTTATCACCAATAGGCCTTATGATTTTCGCATGGACCTGTTATTCCAATGTTCATTGGATTGCCCCCATAATTGGTAGTACGATCTTTGGAATGGGCGTTTTTTACGTGTTTGCAggtatttttaattacaCCGTTGATGCCTATAGAACTTACGCAGCTTCTGGGTTAGCCTGCAACACATTTGTGCGTTGTATATTAGGAGGCATCTTTCCTTTATTTGGTCTTCAAATGTTTGAAGGAATGACTGTTAATTGGGCAGGTTTCTTATTAGCCATGCTAGCCATTTGCTTAATCCCAGTACCCTTTTTGTTCGACCATTATGGAGCTTATTTACGTTCCAAATCAAGATATGCATACGATGGTTAG